In Hasllibacter sp. MH4015, the following proteins share a genomic window:
- a CDS encoding glycosyl hydrolase family 28-related protein, with protein MNQVITDGLILMPPQFSDGLAVWSRQDGRPGSDTWATAPNAALVAADSDFGDCLEILKTEATTRLRYMGETPIIPGTYLRVSARIKVLSGNLPSVRIAAWPGQGSNVYVSGLTESAGSTSVAAYGSIVTVTAILGTGQRGGVDLAWGADPTYAHVGLDLTGPNGGQVRIESITVEDVTSIFHRKLMDWVDVRDYGAVGDGTTDDRAAFAAADIAADGREVLVPEGDFYIGSNLTFTNPVRFEGKLVMPAAARLSLNESFDLDGYAEAFGDEVEGLKKGIQQLFNQSEFEAFDLCGRRLTLTEPLDIQAIVGNRNTYANRRVLRNGQFVAASGSAWNDDVNTRAGQWSASAPFEISGVSNAASIPVGSLVTGPQGVGREVYVRAVNAAQSKVFLSSPLVAPPASQTYTFTRFKYMLDFIGWQNLQRFVVSDIEFLCGGQCSAINLSLDGLVFQIQDCFFTGPKDRAITSADEGCQGMQIDRCQFLSNEQATNVPQRKSICFNINSSDCKIRDNRANKFLHFGVISGSGNIITGNHFFQGDSVVEGVRSPGLVIADANAKMTFSNNYVDNCYIEWTNEKDPTPDFTGGLSFHGLTIQGNIFFATNTAPWMRFISIKPFGTDHFINGLSITGNLFKKTNGAQLEQVEGVDNSIANLDLNRTADLQFDSNTYHGIVRRAENPAYIRAVQNTATQTWVVDMSDVTPFGAPVKYALSVMPDGPVRSTSNVAIYTAPWTQGFQGANGTSLHVGWSQPVRGAAYVTARCDN; from the coding sequence ATGAACCAGGTGATCACGGACGGCCTTATCTTGATGCCGCCTCAATTCTCCGACGGCTTGGCCGTCTGGTCCCGCCAGGATGGGCGACCGGGCAGTGACACTTGGGCGACCGCGCCGAATGCGGCGCTTGTCGCGGCGGATTCGGATTTCGGCGATTGCCTTGAGATCCTGAAGACCGAGGCGACGACGCGCCTGCGCTACATGGGCGAAACCCCGATCATCCCCGGAACGTATCTGCGTGTCTCTGCGCGGATAAAGGTCCTGTCGGGCAATCTGCCGAGCGTTCGCATCGCCGCGTGGCCGGGGCAGGGGAGCAACGTTTACGTGTCGGGCCTGACGGAAAGTGCCGGGTCGACCAGCGTCGCGGCCTACGGGTCCATCGTGACGGTCACGGCGATCCTCGGCACCGGTCAGCGCGGCGGCGTGGACCTCGCCTGGGGCGCCGATCCGACCTACGCCCATGTGGGCCTTGATCTGACGGGCCCCAATGGCGGGCAAGTGCGGATCGAGTCGATCACGGTCGAAGACGTCACCTCCATCTTCCATCGCAAGCTCATGGATTGGGTCGATGTGCGCGATTACGGTGCCGTGGGCGATGGCACCACCGATGACCGCGCGGCCTTTGCCGCCGCCGATATCGCCGCCGACGGGCGGGAGGTTCTGGTGCCCGAAGGCGATTTCTATATCGGCTCCAACCTGACCTTCACCAATCCGGTCCGGTTCGAGGGCAAGCTCGTCATGCCCGCGGCCGCGCGCCTGTCGCTGAACGAGAGTTTTGATCTCGACGGCTATGCGGAGGCGTTCGGGGATGAGGTCGAAGGCCTGAAGAAGGGCATCCAGCAGCTCTTCAACCAATCCGAGTTCGAGGCGTTCGACCTGTGCGGCCGCCGCCTGACCCTGACGGAGCCCTTGGACATCCAGGCCATCGTCGGCAATCGCAACACCTATGCCAACCGCCGTGTGCTGCGGAACGGGCAATTCGTGGCGGCCTCCGGCTCTGCCTGGAACGACGATGTGAACACACGGGCCGGTCAATGGTCGGCCTCCGCCCCGTTCGAGATTTCCGGGGTCTCCAACGCGGCGTCCATCCCCGTGGGCTCCCTCGTCACCGGGCCGCAGGGCGTGGGCCGCGAAGTCTATGTGCGTGCCGTCAATGCCGCGCAAAGCAAGGTCTTTCTGTCCTCGCCTCTGGTCGCGCCCCCGGCCAGCCAGACCTATACCTTCACCCGGTTCAAATACATGCTGGACTTCATCGGCTGGCAGAACCTGCAACGCTTCGTCGTGTCGGATATCGAATTCCTGTGCGGCGGTCAGTGCTCCGCGATCAACCTGTCGCTGGATGGGCTCGTCTTCCAAATCCAGGACTGCTTCTTCACCGGACCCAAGGACCGTGCCATCACGTCCGCCGACGAAGGCTGTCAGGGGATGCAGATCGACCGCTGTCAGTTCCTGTCCAACGAACAGGCCACGAACGTCCCGCAACGCAAGTCGATCTGCTTCAACATCAACTCGTCCGATTGCAAGATCCGTGACAACCGGGCCAACAAGTTCCTGCATTTCGGCGTGATTTCCGGCTCCGGCAACATCATCACCGGCAACCACTTCTTCCAGGGCGACAGCGTGGTCGAGGGGGTGCGGTCTCCCGGCCTGGTGATCGCGGACGCCAACGCCAAGATGACGTTCTCCAACAATTACGTGGACAATTGCTACATCGAATGGACGAACGAAAAGGACCCGACGCCCGATTTCACCGGCGGCCTGTCGTTCCACGGTCTGACGATCCAGGGCAACATCTTCTTCGCCACCAACACTGCGCCGTGGATGCGCTTCATCTCCATCAAGCCGTTCGGCACGGACCACTTCATCAATGGCCTCTCGATCACCGGCAACCTGTTCAAGAAGACCAACGGCGCGCAGTTGGAGCAGGTGGAGGGCGTGGACAATTCGATCGCCAATCTGGATCTGAACCGCACCGCCGATCTGCAATTCGACAGCAACACCTATCACGGCATCGTCCGGCGGGCGGAAAACCCGGCCTATATCCGCGCCGTGCAGAACACCGCGACGCAGACCTGGGTGGTGGATATGTCGGACGTCACACCGTTCGGCGCCCCGGTGAAATACGCGCTGTCGGTGATGCCGGATGGCCCGGTGCGCTCCACCTCGAACGTGGCGATTTACACCGCGCCCTGGACGCAGGGTTTCCAGGGTGCCAACGGAACATCCCTTCATGTCGGATGGTCGCAACCGGTGCGCGGTGCGGCCTATGTGACGGCGCGCTGTGACAACTGA
- the gltX gene encoding glutamate--tRNA ligase — MSRKAIPMSVVTRFAPSPTGHLHVGNLRTALFNFLIAKKAGGQFILRLDDTDPERSTQAFADAIQEDLEWLGLTWDRIERQSYRFDRYAAAADELRAKGRFYEAWETPTELDLKRKKQLNMGQPPVYDRAALKLSDEDKDKLRAERGQGVWRFKLDHERIEWTDGILGDLSIDAASVSDPVLIRADGQVLYTIASVVDDTDMGVTHVVRGSDHVTNTATQIQIMAALGHDHPAFAHHSLLTGPQGEALSKRLGTLALRDLREQGMEPMALLSHMARIGSSQPVELAGSIDELAEGFDLNHFGSAPTKFDVQDLWPLTARVLHETPFAEVRDEINAIGVPDDLAETFWNVARANISKRSEMAGWWSLFRDGATPLVDAEDREFVAQAFAMLPDAPYDGETWGTWTNAVKEATGRKGKALFMPLRKAVTGMERGPEMADVMRLLQVKPSL; from the coding sequence ATGTCCCGAAAGGCAATTCCCATGTCCGTCGTCACCCGTTTCGCGCCGTCGCCCACCGGTCATCTGCATGTCGGAAACCTGCGCACCGCGCTGTTCAACTTCCTGATCGCGAAGAAGGCGGGCGGGCAGTTTATCCTGCGCCTCGACGACACGGACCCCGAACGCTCCACCCAGGCTTTCGCCGACGCGATCCAGGAAGATCTGGAATGGCTTGGCCTGACTTGGGACCGGATCGAGCGTCAGTCTTACCGCTTTGACCGCTACGCCGCCGCGGCGGACGAATTGCGCGCGAAGGGACGGTTTTACGAGGCGTGGGAAACGCCGACCGAGCTCGACCTCAAGCGTAAGAAACAGCTCAACATGGGCCAGCCGCCGGTCTATGACCGCGCCGCGCTGAAGCTGTCGGACGAGGACAAGGACAAACTGCGGGCGGAGCGAGGGCAGGGCGTTTGGCGGTTCAAGCTCGACCACGAACGCATCGAATGGACCGACGGCATCCTGGGCGATCTGAGCATCGACGCGGCCTCCGTCTCCGACCCGGTTCTGATACGTGCCGACGGGCAAGTGCTTTACACGATCGCGTCGGTCGTCGACGACACGGATATGGGCGTCACGCATGTCGTGCGCGGCTCCGACCACGTGACCAACACCGCCACGCAAATCCAGATCATGGCGGCACTTGGCCATGACCATCCCGCCTTCGCGCACCACTCCCTTCTGACCGGCCCCCAGGGGGAGGCTTTGTCCAAACGCCTGGGCACCCTGGCGCTCCGCGATCTGCGGGAGCAGGGGATGGAGCCGATGGCGCTTTTGTCCCACATGGCGCGGATCGGATCGTCGCAGCCGGTGGAGCTTGCCGGCTCCATCGACGAGCTGGCGGAGGGGTTCGACCTGAACCATTTCGGCTCCGCGCCCACCAAGTTCGATGTGCAGGATCTCTGGCCCCTGACGGCCCGCGTGCTGCACGAAACCCCGTTCGCCGAGGTCAGGGACGAGATCAACGCCATCGGTGTGCCCGACGACCTGGCCGAGACCTTCTGGAACGTGGCCCGCGCCAATATCAGCAAGCGAAGCGAGATGGCCGGTTGGTGGTCGCTGTTCCGCGACGGCGCCACGCCGCTGGTGGACGCGGAAGACCGGGAGTTCGTCGCGCAAGCCTTCGCCATGCTGCCCGACGCGCCCTATGATGGTGAGACGTGGGGCACGTGGACCAACGCAGTGAAAGAGGCGACGGGCCGCAAGGGCAAGGCCCTCTTCATGCCCCTGCGCAAGGCTGTCACCGGCATGGAACGTGGGCCTGAAATGGCAGACGTGATGCGCCTGTTGCAGGTCAAGCCGTCGCTCTGA
- a CDS encoding HugZ family protein, with translation MENRPEGPIRPTDDEARALARSLITEARFAALGVLDPETGHPSVTRIAIVPGADHAPLTLISTLSSHSTALDANPACSVLIGEPGDKGDPLTHPRLTLQAIAEGADKAALRAHYLSLYPKARLYYDFGDFRLMRFAPQSALLNGGFGKAFRLSTADIVA, from the coding sequence ATGGAGAACCGGCCTGAAGGTCCGATCCGGCCCACGGATGACGAAGCGCGCGCGCTGGCGCGGTCGCTGATTACGGAGGCACGTTTTGCGGCCCTTGGCGTCCTGGACCCGGAAACGGGGCATCCAAGCGTCACCCGGATCGCCATTGTCCCCGGGGCCGACCACGCGCCGCTGACCCTGATCTCCACCCTGTCGAGCCATAGTACCGCGCTGGATGCCAATCCCGCCTGCTCTGTCCTGATCGGGGAGCCGGGGGACAAGGGCGATCCGCTGACCCATCCGCGCCTGACCTTGCAGGCCATCGCAGAGGGTGCGGACAAGGCCGCGCTGCGCGCGCATTACCTGTCGCTCTATCCCAAGGCCCGGCTCTACTACGATTTCGGCGACTTCCGGCTGATGCGCTTCGCCCCGCAATCGGCTTTGCTGAACGGCGGCTTCGGCAAGGCATTCCGGCTGAGCACGGCGGACATTGTTGCCTGA
- a CDS encoding PAS domain-containing sensor histidine kinase, which translates to MSIMDMRRDGLALSRLTSWVDGLDLPTFMVILKEDGTLEFAHANGALGRMSGIPPEMFNGRNVSDLFPTRTAARLEKNYRQSFETGEPVSYEECLLIEERETWWQTTLSRPDGFDGRVVLGVAVPITERKEREFASAKALADLNARFDELRLFSTMAAHDARSPLATVSSLIDLVLDGFEDMGDGKAELLRLCSSTVDEALTQISATLDRGQSLNSGVELNSRVDLGRLCGDIAAMLDPEMSLSITTPDLVVICDEVVVQMAVRNLMSNAARFCRSRIAVEARIDPDRRQMILDVTDDGPGMPRGSTLRDLTKSAETRDGTHGVGLASIATLLRSRGGALDIVHSGGDQVLGGARFRVTLPAEKYTGATAGVGVDVNPIASIVNE; encoded by the coding sequence ATGAGCATTATGGACATGCGACGCGACGGCCTCGCCCTGTCACGGTTGACGTCCTGGGTCGACGGACTCGACCTGCCTACCTTCATGGTGATCCTCAAGGAAGACGGGACGCTGGAATTCGCCCATGCCAACGGCGCGCTTGGGCGGATGTCCGGTATTCCACCGGAAATGTTCAATGGCCGAAACGTCAGCGACCTTTTCCCGACGCGAACGGCGGCCCGGCTGGAGAAGAATTACCGACAGAGTTTCGAGACCGGGGAGCCCGTTTCCTACGAGGAGTGCCTTTTGATCGAGGAGCGGGAGACATGGTGGCAAACCACCCTGTCGCGCCCCGACGGGTTCGACGGGCGCGTCGTGCTTGGTGTGGCGGTGCCCATTACCGAGCGCAAGGAACGCGAATTCGCCTCCGCCAAGGCGCTGGCCGACCTCAATGCCCGTTTCGACGAATTGCGCCTGTTTTCGACAATGGCCGCCCACGATGCCCGCAGCCCGCTGGCCACCGTATCGAGCCTGATCGATCTCGTCCTGGACGGGTTCGAGGATATGGGGGACGGCAAGGCGGAATTGCTGCGCCTGTGTTCCAGCACGGTGGACGAGGCGCTGACCCAGATCAGTGCCACCCTCGACCGTGGGCAGAGCCTCAATTCCGGTGTCGAGTTGAACAGCCGCGTCGATCTTGGTCGCCTGTGCGGGGACATCGCCGCGATGCTTGACCCGGAGATGAGCCTTTCAATCACGACGCCGGACCTGGTGGTTATCTGCGACGAAGTGGTCGTGCAGATGGCGGTGCGCAACCTGATGTCGAACGCGGCGCGGTTTTGCAGGTCGCGCATTGCCGTGGAAGCGCGGATCGACCCTGACCGTCGCCAGATGATCCTGGACGTGACGGACGATGGTCCCGGCATGCCCCGAGGCAGCACCTTGCGCGATCTAACCAAGTCCGCGGAGACACGCGACGGCACCCACGGCGTCGGCCTTGCCTCCATCGCGACCCTGCTGCGCAGTCGCGGCGGCGCGTTGGATATCGTGCATAGCGGCGGCGATCAGGTGCTTGGTGGCGCGCGGTTCCGCGTGACGTTGCCGGCGGAGAAGTACACGGGCGCGACGGCGGGCGTCGGGGTTGATGTGAATCCGATCGCGTCGATTGTAAATGAATGA
- a CDS encoding DUF427 domain-containing protein, translating to MLAVENVQDYPRPPALEPVGQRLRAIFNDLPVADCEASLRVLETHHAPTYYIPPADIVMSALVPTGRETFCEWKGRAVYFDLVVNGRRSPNAAWSYPAPTARFAPLRDHIAFYATALDAAFVGNVKVQPQPGDFYGGWVTPNLTGRVKGAAGTMHW from the coding sequence ATGCTCGCCGTCGAAAACGTGCAGGATTATCCCCGCCCTCCGGCGCTTGAACCGGTGGGTCAACGCCTGCGCGCAATCTTCAACGACCTGCCCGTCGCCGATTGCGAGGCCAGCCTGCGCGTGCTGGAGACGCACCACGCGCCCACCTACTACATCCCGCCCGCCGACATCGTGATGTCCGCACTCGTTCCCACGGGGCGGGAGACGTTTTGCGAATGGAAGGGTAGGGCGGTCTATTTCGATCTGGTCGTCAATGGCCGTCGTTCCCCCAATGCGGCCTGGTCCTATCCGGCACCAACCGCGCGCTTCGCCCCGCTGCGCGATCACATCGCGTTCTACGCCACCGCGCTCGACGCGGCCTTCGTGGGCAATGTGAAGGTGCAGCCGCAGCCCGGCGATTTCTATGGCGGATGGGTGACGCCGAACCTCACCGGCCGGGTGAAGGGCGCGGCAGGCACGATGCATTGGTAG
- a CDS encoding pilus assembly protein produces the protein MLNKAFTFLADESGAITVDWVVLTAGAVSLGLLSAVLVSGAVRDTGTETSAIMENYEIDSGFPTAALDDETDPAPDPDPIVTTN, from the coding sequence ATGCTCAACAAAGCCTTCACCTTCCTGGCCGACGAAAGCGGCGCCATCACCGTCGATTGGGTCGTTCTGACCGCCGGTGCCGTGTCGCTGGGGCTTCTGTCGGCGGTTCTGGTGTCCGGGGCCGTGCGCGACACGGGGACGGAGACGAGCGCGATCATGGAAAACTACGAAATCGACAGTGGTTTCCCCACGGCGGCCCTCGATGATGAAACCGATCCCGCCCCCGATCCCGATCCGATCGTCACCACGAACTGA
- a CDS encoding DUF6206 family protein: MSELTGAIRAALADAGTIQDKPRYFGVPMRPLTGPLADRVLTLYRGGRDPEVQELLARRHEAYTDCLRLAGVRVPDTQLRLLDEAGTLRPVIVQRAIPEEMMLPHLLKRATPETAIGLLDQIGRDVAEFWRRVAQRPERIGFHSRIERFGMDETGPLFLDTFPPLISYDRDEMGQLIHRFADNGMIRGLGKILPGRLRDLQDRWYTPAGSVSTLVEGALQVRPRDHEIILDWARDFASRRLEGPWREAVHSMLARQQRQVAAGPRRWTGLVGGRDRPHA, from the coding sequence GTGTCAGAGTTGACGGGTGCCATACGCGCCGCCCTGGCCGATGCCGGGACGATCCAGGACAAACCGCGATATTTCGGCGTGCCGATGCGGCCCCTGACCGGGCCGCTGGCCGACCGTGTCCTGACGCTGTACCGCGGCGGTCGCGATCCGGAGGTGCAGGAGCTTCTGGCCCGGCGGCACGAGGCCTATACCGATTGCCTGCGGCTCGCCGGTGTGCGCGTGCCCGACACCCAATTGCGACTTCTGGATGAGGCCGGCACCCTGCGCCCGGTGATCGTGCAACGCGCCATCCCGGAGGAGATGATGCTGCCGCACCTCCTCAAGCGCGCCACGCCCGAGACGGCGATCGGCCTTTTGGACCAGATCGGTCGGGACGTGGCGGAATTCTGGCGGCGCGTGGCGCAACGGCCCGAACGCATCGGCTTCCATTCCCGGATCGAACGCTTCGGCATGGACGAAACGGGGCCGCTCTTCCTCGATACCTTTCCGCCCCTGATCTCCTACGATCGCGACGAGATGGGGCAGCTGATCCACCGCTTCGCCGATAACGGCATGATCCGTGGCCTTGGCAAGATCCTCCCCGGGCGCCTGCGCGACCTTCAGGATCGCTGGTATACCCCGGCCGGATCGGTCTCGACGTTGGTGGAAGGGGCTTTGCAGGTTCGCCCGCGGGATCACGAGATCATTCTGGACTGGGCGCGGGACTTCGCGTCGCGCCGTCTGGAAGGGCCGTGGCGCGAAGCGGTGCATTCCATGTTGGCCCGTCAGCAACGGCAGGTGGCCGCGGGCCCCCGCCGCTGGACCGGACTTGTGGGCGGACGCGACCGACCCCATGCCTGA
- a CDS encoding DUF1801 domain-containing protein, whose translation MTKADNKTRATEADVIAFLESVEHPTRRADGLALDALFREVTGFTPRMWGPTMVGYGRYHYVYESGREGSYLATGFSPRKANLSIYIMPGYADFGDILARLGKHKMGKSCLYVNKLADIDTAVLEELIRAGLRNLDAKWPVQPE comes from the coding sequence ATGACCAAGGCCGACAACAAAACCCGCGCGACCGAGGCCGACGTGATCGCGTTTCTCGAAAGTGTCGAGCATCCGACGCGGCGCGCCGATGGCCTCGCGCTCGATGCGCTTTTCCGTGAGGTTACGGGCTTCACCCCCCGGATGTGGGGCCCCACGATGGTGGGCTACGGGCGGTATCACTACGTCTACGAAAGCGGGCGCGAAGGATCCTACCTCGCCACCGGTTTCAGCCCGCGCAAGGCGAATTTGTCTATCTACATTATGCCCGGATACGCGGATTTTGGCGACATACTCGCGCGGCTCGGCAAGCACAAGATGGGCAAATCCTGCCTCTACGTGAACAAGTTGGCGGATATCGACACGGCCGTGCTGGAAGAACTGATCCGCGCCGGTCTGCGCAACCTCGATGCGAAATGGCCGGTACAGCCGGAATAG
- a CDS encoding DUF5665 domain-containing protein: MSETENAAKGDKADPGALPQSDTAILAAEVKALREEMTFLRRHRLVQIYQSVPRVMMFRFAAGMAVGLGTVVGATFLLSILVWILSQIEFIPIIGQWATQIAQEIEAALGGE, translated from the coding sequence GTGTCCGAGACTGAGAATGCCGCGAAGGGCGACAAGGCCGATCCGGGCGCGCTCCCGCAATCCGACACCGCCATCCTCGCCGCGGAGGTCAAGGCCCTGCGGGAGGAGATGACGTTCCTGCGGCGGCACCGTCTGGTCCAGATCTACCAATCCGTCCCGCGGGTGATGATGTTCCGCTTCGCCGCTGGTATGGCCGTGGGTCTCGGCACCGTGGTGGGCGCAACCTTCCTGTTGTCGATCCTCGTCTGGATTCTCAGCCAGATCGAATTCATCCCGATCATCGGCCAGTGGGCGACGCAAATCGCGCAGGAAATCGAGGCCGCCCTGGGCGGCGAATGA
- a CDS encoding metallopeptidase family protein gives MDATDQTAPDLAMIEDIAHQTRAALPAPWIGAAQQVAIRVEEMADPALLSDLGMEDPFELTGLYDGVPLTQKSVMDQPEEPDQIWLFRRAILDEWIDRGNVTLAELVSHVYVHELAHHFGWSDDDIASVDRWWE, from the coding sequence ATGGATGCCACGGATCAGACCGCCCCGGACCTCGCCATGATCGAGGATATCGCCCACCAGACCCGCGCGGCCCTGCCCGCGCCGTGGATCGGAGCGGCGCAGCAGGTGGCGATCCGGGTGGAGGAGATGGCCGACCCGGCGCTTTTGTCGGACCTCGGCATGGAAGATCCGTTCGAGTTGACGGGATTGTATGACGGCGTCCCGCTGACCCAGAAATCGGTGATGGACCAGCCGGAGGAGCCGGACCAGATCTGGCTGTTCCGCCGCGCCATCCTCGATGAATGGATCGACCGCGGCAACGTTACGCTGGCGGAGCTTGTATCCCATGTCTACGTCCACGAACTGGCGCACCATTTCGGCTGGTCGGACGACGATATCGCCAGCGTCGACCGGTGGTGGGAGTAA
- a CDS encoding DUF1972 domain-containing protein: MGHATRIARRTGRDAMARAAPLHIAILGSVGVPARYGGFETLAENLVRYHAATDRPERLSVYCSGPAYPDRPERFANADLIYSRFRANGAASVAYDATTLRDAVARGVDVALLLGVSGAVSLPLLRRGAMRLITHVDGLEWRRGKWSAPVRAFLRYSETLAVRHSDAIIADNPAIATHLGQAHGITPEIIAYGGDHAVEPPDPPSAPRGDLPGTYALALCRIEPENNVAMILEAFAESPMPLVFVGNWDDSRYGRGLRATYGGRDGLHLLDPIHAPGPRYALRAGAAAYIHGHSAGGTNPALVEMMHFGLPIFAFDCTFNRQTTDGRALFFHDAGALRKLLAAPLPLDVGPALRARAQDALTWDRIGDAYFDLFTRMAGA; the protein is encoded by the coding sequence ATGGGCCATGCCACTCGCATCGCCCGCCGGACGGGAAGGGACGCCATGGCGCGCGCCGCACCTTTGCACATCGCCATCCTTGGCTCCGTCGGGGTGCCGGCGCGCTATGGCGGGTTCGAGACCCTGGCGGAGAACCTCGTGCGGTATCACGCGGCGACGGACCGGCCCGAACGGCTGAGCGTCTATTGCTCCGGCCCCGCCTATCCCGACCGGCCCGAACGGTTCGCCAATGCCGATCTGATTTATTCCCGGTTTCGCGCCAATGGTGCCGCAAGCGTGGCCTACGATGCGACGACCTTGCGCGACGCAGTGGCACGCGGCGTGGATGTGGCGCTGCTGCTGGGGGTATCGGGGGCGGTATCGCTGCCGCTGCTGCGACGGGGCGCGATGCGGCTCATCACCCATGTGGACGGGCTGGAATGGCGGCGGGGCAAATGGTCCGCCCCCGTGCGCGCCTTCCTGAGATATTCCGAGACCCTGGCCGTGCGGCATTCCGATGCGATTATCGCCGACAATCCGGCCATCGCCACGCATCTGGGCCAGGCCCACGGCATCACGCCCGAGATCATCGCCTATGGCGGCGACCACGCCGTTGAGCCGCCCGATCCACCCTCCGCCCCGCGCGGAGACCTGCCCGGGACCTACGCCCTCGCCCTGTGTCGGATCGAGCCGGAGAACAATGTGGCCATGATCCTTGAAGCGTTTGCCGAAAGTCCGATGCCGCTGGTCTTCGTGGGGAATTGGGACGACAGCCGGTACGGTCGCGGGTTGCGAGCGACATACGGCGGCCGGGACGGGCTGCACCTGCTTGACCCGATCCACGCGCCGGGGCCCCGATACGCCCTTCGGGCCGGGGCGGCGGCCTATATCCACGGCCATTCGGCGGGCGGCACGAACCCCGCGCTCGTTGAAATGATGCATTTCGGGCTGCCGATCTTCGCCTTCGACTGCACCTTCAACCGGCAGACCACCGATGGCCGCGCGCTGTTCTTCCACGATGCGGGCGCGTTGCGAAAGCTTCTGGCCGCCCCCCTGCCGCTTGATGTGGGACCGGCGCTTCGGGCCAGGGCGCAGGACGCGCTGACATGGGACCGGATCGGGGACGCCTATTTCGATCTGTTCACGAGAATGGCCGGAGCCTGA
- a CDS encoding tRNA (cytidine(34)-2'-O)-methyltransferase, producing the protein MPDSPEPGAGMKVVLVHPEIPGNTGSIGRTCVALDLELILIHPLGFDLSEKSVRRAGLDYWKHVRLTEYDTWAAFMADRAPPEDALFLFENGGTGGTVYDPQYPPDAYLVFGKETKGLPEEVLQGRAARTFRLPMRSPHIRSLNLSNAATAVIYQAMRAYLR; encoded by the coding sequence ATGCCTGACAGCCCCGAACCGGGCGCCGGGATGAAAGTGGTGCTGGTCCATCCGGAAATCCCCGGCAATACCGGCTCGATCGGGCGCACCTGCGTCGCGCTTGATCTGGAGCTGATCCTGATCCACCCCCTCGGCTTCGATCTGTCGGAAAAATCCGTGCGCCGGGCGGGCCTTGATTACTGGAAACACGTGCGCCTGACGGAATACGACACCTGGGCGGCGTTCATGGCCGACCGCGCGCCGCCCGAGGATGCGCTGTTCCTGTTCGAGAATGGCGGCACCGGCGGCACCGTCTATGACCCGCAATATCCGCCCGACGCATATCTCGTCTTCGGGAAGGAGACGAAGGGCCTGCCGGAGGAGGTCTTGCAGGGCCGTGCCGCGCGCACATTCCGCCTGCCCATGCGGTCGCCCCATATCCGGTCGCTCAACCTGTCCAATGCCGCAACCGCCGTCATCTACCAGGCAATGCGCGCCTATCTGCGTTAA
- a CDS encoding zf-TFIIB domain-containing protein → MQCPVDNTTLVMSDRQGVEIDYCPTCRGVWLDRGELDKIIERSVPAAPATPEPPARGYNDDHGSGRRKKKRGSFLDDIFDF, encoded by the coding sequence ATGCAATGCCCGGTTGACAACACCACCCTCGTGATGAGCGACAGGCAAGGGGTCGAGATCGACTATTGCCCGACCTGCCGGGGCGTCTGGCTCGATCGTGGGGAACTGGACAAGATCATCGAACGCTCCGTCCCCGCCGCGCCCGCGACCCCGGAACCGCCCGCGCGTGGCTACAATGACGACCATGGCAGCGGCCGCCGGAAGAAGAAGCGCGGCTCGTTCCTCGACGACATCTTCGACTTCTGA